From the Leptospira biflexa serovar Patoc strain 'Patoc 1 (Paris)' genome, one window contains:
- a CDS encoding EAL domain-containing protein — protein MVMALESNKRKEYVPLLQPIFSVEEQTVVAYESLGRVRDANGTLGNVPEFSDPHVTPLRMSVIDRELLGLSLQKIKNSNDQLFVNMSPDQVILEYEESKGNLLPIAEIVKHYGVPIERIVVEITEKSGSFGTDVLAAGVELLREQGFGIALDDVGSESSNLERLGAIKPDIIKIDLNILKKSIEKREYQSILEYLKQISLSIGSQLLFEGIESEGELYQAVSSGASLLQGYFLGRPVEFSEEKQNICDVVVPHLQIYHENKRKEVAKEIEFEKMIKTKLMSLPLKTIKLDNRVIIDPQSFFKLDPLIQRVYVTDWQGTQVSPYYERTNNSGFAENMAFLQKNWSYMPFFYKHVKQVFRDSENWQVSDPYWDKSLKKKVIVFSRVNELGYSFFVDLVLDETK, from the coding sequence ATGGTAATGGCCCTGGAATCGAATAAGCGAAAAGAATATGTCCCATTATTGCAACCCATCTTCTCCGTTGAAGAACAAACAGTGGTTGCCTATGAGTCTCTCGGCCGAGTGAGAGACGCCAATGGAACACTGGGAAACGTTCCCGAATTTTCAGATCCCCATGTGACTCCACTCCGAATGTCAGTCATTGATCGAGAGTTACTTGGTCTTTCCTTACAAAAAATAAAAAACTCGAATGACCAACTCTTTGTCAATATGTCACCGGATCAGGTGATTTTAGAATATGAGGAGAGCAAAGGGAACCTACTTCCCATCGCAGAAATTGTCAAACATTACGGTGTCCCCATAGAACGGATTGTCGTTGAGATTACAGAAAAATCAGGTAGTTTTGGCACTGATGTTCTAGCTGCAGGTGTTGAATTACTCAGAGAACAAGGATTTGGTATCGCATTGGATGATGTTGGATCAGAATCTTCCAACTTAGAGAGGTTAGGTGCGATAAAACCAGATATCATTAAAATTGATTTAAATATATTAAAGAAGTCCATTGAAAAAAGGGAATACCAATCCATCCTCGAATATTTAAAACAAATTTCATTGAGTATCGGGTCACAGCTTTTATTTGAAGGAATTGAGTCTGAAGGTGAGTTGTACCAAGCGGTGAGTTCTGGTGCTAGTTTATTACAAGGTTATTTTTTAGGAAGACCAGTTGAGTTTAGTGAAGAGAAACAAAATATTTGTGATGTTGTTGTGCCTCATTTGCAAATTTATCATGAAAATAAACGAAAGGAAGTCGCAAAGGAAATCGAATTTGAAAAAATGATTAAGACGAAATTAATGTCATTACCATTAAAAACAATCAAACTTGATAACCGCGTGATCATTGACCCACAAAGTTTTTTTAAATTAGATCCTTTGATTCAAAGAGTTTATGTAACAGATTGGCAAGGTACCCAAGTATCACCTTATTATGAAAGAACGAACAACTCAGGATTCGCAGAAAATATGGCATTTTTGCAAAAAAACTGGTCGTATATGCCTTTCTTTTACAAACACGTGAAACAAGTGTTCCGCGATTCAGAGAATTGGCAAGTGAGTGATCCCTATTGGGACAAATCTTTGAAAAAGAAAGTCATTGTATTTTCTCGAGTGAACGAATTGGGATATTCATTTTTTGTAGATTTAGTTTTAGATGAAACAAAATAA
- a CDS encoding ankyrin repeat domain-containing protein: protein MVIPSIRFQTFISVLIIFLSLNTMDANDLNLSVMRDPKTIKEKVNKGFNVNTKRNEDGYTLLHYAAELGNVDLAKFLITKGADLNVPMKDGNTPLATAISFSKTEIIRLLLEQGVDPNYALGESSYKRTHFHFFMTKVRKFDPTLFQLFLEKGANLESKDSFSETPLLTIASSEFKFIDHAKVLLDAGANIDAQTKFGVTSLMNAVFSKNFVLVEELIRRGANLELETSEGNTALLAMINMGNYHSDKPKLFQILLDAKANVNHQNREGNSALHLSVIGDSLEILSILTKQNVDSSFKNSKGITALEQAIINENWSATKLLLTIEKDIDGLDSYGSTKLHSAILNEKYELIQLLLDAGANPQKKDKWGKTAIEFAERQNNPKVLKLLLKE from the coding sequence ATGGTAATCCCATCAATTCGTTTCCAAACTTTCATCAGTGTCCTAATCATATTCTTATCGCTGAACACAATGGATGCGAACGATCTCAATCTTTCTGTGATGAGAGATCCAAAAACCATCAAAGAGAAAGTGAATAAAGGATTCAATGTAAACACAAAAAGGAATGAAGATGGTTATACCTTACTCCATTATGCTGCGGAACTGGGAAATGTTGATCTCGCCAAATTTTTAATCACAAAGGGTGCAGATCTTAATGTTCCAATGAAGGATGGAAATACCCCTCTCGCCACTGCCATCAGTTTTAGTAAAACTGAAATCATTCGGTTACTATTGGAACAAGGTGTAGATCCAAATTATGCGTTAGGTGAAAGTAGCTATAAACGTACCCATTTCCATTTTTTTATGACAAAGGTTAGAAAGTTTGATCCCACATTGTTTCAGTTGTTCTTGGAGAAAGGTGCCAATTTAGAATCCAAAGATTCTTTTTCAGAAACTCCACTCCTCACCATTGCTTCTTCCGAATTTAAATTCATAGATCACGCGAAAGTTTTACTTGATGCGGGAGCAAATATTGATGCCCAAACCAAATTTGGCGTCACTTCCCTAATGAATGCTGTATTCAGTAAAAACTTTGTTTTAGTCGAAGAACTGATTCGTCGTGGTGCCAATTTGGAATTAGAAACATCGGAAGGAAACACAGCACTGCTTGCGATGATCAATATGGGTAATTACCATTCGGATAAACCTAAATTATTCCAAATTCTTCTGGATGCAAAGGCAAATGTGAACCACCAAAATCGTGAGGGGAATTCAGCTCTTCATCTCAGCGTCATTGGTGATTCATTGGAAATCCTTTCCATTCTTACCAAACAAAATGTTGATTCCAGTTTCAAAAATTCCAAAGGTATCACTGCCTTAGAACAAGCCATCATCAATGAAAATTGGTCGGCCACAAAACTTTTATTAACCATCGAAAAGGATATCGACGGATTGGATTCATATGGTTCAACGAAACTACATAGTGCCATTTTAAATGAAAAATATGAACTCATTCAACTACTACTGGACGCAGGCGCCAATCCGCAAAAAAAAGATAAATGGGGGAAAACCGCGATTGAATTTGCAGAAAGGCAAAACAATCCCAAAGTTTTAAAACTCCTTTTGAAAGAATGA
- a CDS encoding GMC family oxidoreductase has product MDKLIDVSYLKKDLDLEADFVIVGSGAGGGTSAEILAKAGYSVIIVEEGNYERSKDFDLKELSTFNRLYFEGATRPTKDKGFTVVQGRTVGGSTVVNWTTCIKTPKETLQYWEKDLGINGFSEEEMETWFDVASKRFSIQPWEAHNQNNNLLSVGAKKLGWRYSSIPRNVKNCNMLGYCGLGCPIDAKQSQLVTTIPSALKEKTSLLYNTKALRYVWKDNKIDHLYCLPSTKGTDTQPKIRLFAKHFITSAGAINSPALLLRSQLPDPYQLIGKRTFVQLHNYSVAEMPTPVYGFFGAPQSVASDEFLWKEGVTGKAGYNIEAVGAQPIVLMNLRKLVGEEFEQYVKSYPNLHVLVSQIRDGFSEESIGGTVRLNEEGYPILDYPLNDFIVDGIRRSYLSMAECQFAAGAKTVVPANNAVNPFSSWSEAKKGIEKMVIQSPNTVVNSTHPLGGNAMGNSQETSVVDPNGKFHHLTNLSVIDGSIFPTSLGVNPSFTIYAIASKLATKLAKEFK; this is encoded by the coding sequence ATGGATAAACTGATCGATGTATCATATTTAAAGAAAGATTTAGATTTAGAAGCGGACTTTGTGATTGTTGGGTCAGGTGCTGGTGGAGGAACCAGTGCTGAGATTTTAGCGAAAGCAGGTTACTCTGTCATCATTGTAGAGGAAGGAAATTATGAACGAAGTAAGGACTTTGATTTAAAAGAACTTTCCACATTCAATCGATTGTATTTTGAAGGTGCCACTCGGCCAACCAAAGATAAAGGGTTTACGGTTGTCCAAGGTAGAACCGTTGGAGGATCGACAGTTGTAAACTGGACAACTTGTATCAAAACTCCGAAGGAAACGTTACAATATTGGGAAAAGGATCTTGGCATTAATGGTTTTTCCGAGGAAGAAATGGAGACTTGGTTTGATGTCGCATCAAAACGATTTTCTATCCAACCATGGGAAGCACATAACCAAAACAATAATCTACTCAGTGTTGGTGCTAAAAAACTTGGTTGGAGGTATAGTTCCATACCTCGGAACGTAAAAAACTGCAATATGTTAGGTTATTGCGGATTGGGTTGCCCCATCGATGCAAAACAAAGCCAACTTGTCACAACGATTCCTTCTGCTTTGAAGGAAAAAACAAGCTTACTATATAATACAAAAGCTCTCCGTTATGTATGGAAAGACAACAAAATAGATCATTTGTACTGTTTGCCAAGTACCAAAGGCACTGATACTCAGCCCAAAATTCGTTTGTTTGCTAAACATTTTATCACAAGTGCGGGTGCGATTAACTCACCTGCCCTTTTATTACGATCTCAATTACCTGATCCTTATCAGCTCATTGGAAAACGAACTTTTGTTCAATTGCATAACTATTCGGTAGCAGAAATGCCAACTCCAGTTTATGGCTTTTTTGGTGCTCCTCAATCTGTTGCATCTGATGAATTCCTTTGGAAAGAAGGAGTCACAGGAAAAGCAGGATATAATATCGAAGCCGTAGGTGCACAACCGATTGTATTGATGAATTTAAGAAAATTGGTAGGCGAAGAATTTGAACAATATGTGAAGAGTTATCCCAACTTACATGTATTAGTTTCTCAGATTCGTGATGGATTTAGCGAAGAAAGTATTGGAGGAACTGTTCGATTGAATGAAGAAGGATATCCAATTTTAGATTATCCTTTAAACGATTTTATAGTAGATGGTATCCGAAGATCATATTTATCCATGGCAGAGTGCCAATTTGCAGCAGGTGCAAAGACAGTTGTTCCTGCCAACAATGCAGTGAATCCATTCTCTAGCTGGTCAGAAGCAAAAAAAGGAATCGAAAAAATGGTGATCCAATCACCAAATACAGTTGTCAACTCTACACATCCGTTAGGTGGAAATGCAATGGGTAATTCTCAGGAAACATCTGTTGTGGATCCAAATGGAAAGTTTCATCATCTGACTAACTTATCAGTGATTGATGGTTCCATTTTTCCAACAAGTTTAGGTGTAAATCCAAGTTTTACAATCTATGCCATAGCATCAAAATTAGCCACAAAATTGGCCAAGGAATTCAAATAA
- a CDS encoding response regulator: protein MINLLAVDDEMINLMIIDESLSDKGFTVVKAKDGEEAFQILSSGVMLFHAIILDRLMPKMDGIELLKKIKRSEKYRDIPVIFQTAMSSITDMTEGLDAGAFYYLTKPYSRALLVRIVQTAVEHFIKLQRAKEDLHKGMGALRHMVSGEFRIRSIRESHELAPLLANACPDPERVLTGIMEILNNAIEHGNLGISYQEKSELHDNDKLMEEIFRRLDTPEYKDKFVKVSFERNEERIEIRISDQGKGFDWKRFLSIEAMTKNAFKTHGRGIFMAKKLSFDDLTYIDEGRTAIIRIDLTNKTSNLLTDFQE, encoded by the coding sequence ATGATCAATTTACTTGCTGTTGATGATGAAATGATCAATTTGATGATCATTGATGAATCTTTGTCTGACAAGGGATTCACTGTTGTAAAGGCAAAAGACGGGGAAGAAGCCTTTCAAATTTTGAGTTCAGGAGTCATGTTATTCCATGCCATCATTTTGGATCGATTGATGCCAAAAATGGATGGAATCGAACTCTTAAAAAAAATCAAACGATCTGAAAAATACCGCGATATCCCTGTAATCTTCCAAACAGCCATGAGTTCCATCACAGATATGACGGAAGGACTCGATGCAGGCGCATTTTATTATTTAACCAAACCATATTCACGAGCTTTACTTGTTCGAATTGTCCAAACAGCAGTTGAACATTTTATCAAATTACAGAGGGCCAAAGAAGACTTACATAAAGGTATGGGAGCGCTTCGTCATATGGTCTCAGGTGAATTTCGGATTCGTTCGATTCGTGAATCACATGAACTAGCACCACTACTTGCGAATGCTTGTCCCGATCCTGAGCGTGTGTTAACTGGTATCATGGAAATTCTCAATAATGCGATTGAACACGGCAATTTAGGAATTTCTTACCAAGAAAAATCAGAACTCCATGATAATGATAAATTGATGGAAGAAATTTTCAGAAGACTTGATACTCCTGAATACAAAGACAAATTTGTAAAGGTTAGTTTTGAACGAAACGAAGAAAGAATCGAAATTCGCATCAGTGACCAAGGAAAAGGATTTGATTGGAAACGGTTTTTATCCATTGAAGCCATGACAAAAAATGCGTTCAAAACGCACGGCCGTGGAATCTTTATGGCCAAAAAATTATCATTTGATGATCTAACTTACATCGATGAAGGAAGAACTGCAATCATTCGCATCGACTTAACAAACAAAACGAGTAATTTGCTCACTGACTTCCAGGAATGA
- a CDS encoding RluA family pseudouridine synthase, translated as MNQKTNTRFLPKGLSIIYEDRDLLVVDKPAGLLTIATESEKSKTAYASLMDYVKKGSERSKNRIFIVHRLDRDTSGILVFAKTEIAKQTLQDNWDQTKKNYIAVTHGQWKEKQGTIKSYLTESKAHRVYSVDDPKEGKYSETKYKVLKESNLYSLLEIDLITGRKNQIRVHFAENKHPIVGDTKYGSETKSYPRMALHSFSIDLIHPFQKKPLSFNAKIPNFITGLVGGYERIPNET; from the coding sequence ATGAACCAAAAAACAAACACTCGATTTTTACCAAAAGGTTTATCCATCATCTACGAAGACCGAGATCTTCTTGTTGTGGACAAACCTGCTGGTCTTCTCACCATCGCGACTGAATCAGAAAAATCAAAAACAGCATATGCATCCCTTATGGACTATGTAAAAAAGGGAAGTGAACGATCAAAAAATCGAATTTTTATCGTACATCGTTTGGATCGTGATACTTCCGGGATACTTGTATTTGCAAAAACAGAAATCGCAAAACAAACATTACAGGACAATTGGGATCAAACCAAAAAAAATTACATCGCGGTCACTCATGGACAATGGAAAGAAAAACAAGGAACCATCAAATCCTATCTAACGGAATCCAAAGCACATCGAGTGTATTCAGTGGATGACCCAAAAGAAGGTAAGTATTCCGAAACAAAATATAAGGTTTTAAAAGAATCCAATTTGTATTCCCTATTGGAAATTGATCTCATCACAGGAAGGAAAAATCAAATCAGAGTCCATTTTGCTGAAAACAAACACCCCATTGTCGGAGATACCAAATATGGATCTGAAACAAAATCGTATCCAAGAATGGCATTACATTCCTTCTCTATCGATTTGATCCATCCGTTTCAGAAAAAACCACTCTCATTTAACGCCAAAATTCCTAATTTCATCACTGGCCTCGTTGGAGGTTATGAAAGGATCCCAAATGAAACATAA
- a CDS encoding sensor histidine kinase, with the protein MPTNSAISRIWQNPSAFPHEEVLRELENLLRSNPDFWLKINRDGIIVDYKTSRFVNIGEKPEHLLGKHINEGLPPYLRDITSEALEYLTDKKSLVFWKEYSYGVAPNIRHVEVRFVVLYDGFIMSNHRDITERKRLENAFLESESRFLSMAQNAADSIIIINDEGIIQFFNKTAEDTFGYKQEDVIGKNVTMIIPPEYKGKHDTFLKRYKDTEENHIIGVGREVFAQRMSGEVFPCELSVGEFKTKTGKMFTGILRDISQRKLQEEELYQYRNHLEDLVESQTMDLKMSKNIAEEASYMKSLFLANISHELKTPIHAILSYAELGAEKSASVSPEKIKEYFQIIDSSGKRLLSLLENLLDIAKLESGKMRYLFEKNCLKETTKFVINEMRAILEKRGITVVLLDKEERWEAEFDYERIQQVIRNIISNALKFIPNDTNIEISLIKREFIPRKSQSYVKGIGIQIRDFGPGIPAEDLDKIFEKFIQSKQVKAGTKGTGLGLSISREIVNDHNGLLYAENHEEKGAVFTMLIPCSREGIR; encoded by the coding sequence ATGCCAACTAATTCTGCTATATCCCGTATTTGGCAAAACCCTTCTGCCTTCCCTCACGAAGAGGTACTTCGGGAATTAGAAAACTTACTCAGATCCAATCCAGATTTTTGGCTCAAAATCAACCGAGATGGAATCATCGTTGATTATAAAACCTCTCGGTTTGTGAACATTGGAGAAAAACCAGAGCATTTACTTGGCAAACACATAAATGAGGGACTTCCTCCTTATCTACGAGATATCACTTCAGAAGCCTTAGAATACTTAACTGACAAAAAAAGTTTGGTATTTTGGAAAGAGTATTCTTACGGAGTTGCACCTAATATTCGCCATGTGGAAGTTCGTTTTGTTGTTTTGTATGATGGATTTATCATGTCCAACCATCGTGACATTACAGAACGAAAACGACTAGAGAATGCGTTTTTAGAAAGTGAGTCCAGATTTTTATCCATGGCACAAAATGCTGCTGATTCCATCATCATTATCAATGACGAAGGGATCATTCAGTTTTTTAATAAAACTGCGGAGGATACATTTGGTTACAAACAAGAAGATGTGATTGGTAAAAATGTTACGATGATCATACCTCCTGAATACAAAGGAAAACACGATACCTTTTTAAAAAGGTATAAGGATACAGAAGAAAATCATATCATTGGGGTCGGTCGGGAAGTTTTCGCACAACGGATGTCAGGTGAAGTATTTCCATGTGAACTTTCAGTGGGTGAGTTCAAAACCAAAACAGGGAAAATGTTTACTGGCATTCTCCGAGATATCAGTCAAAGAAAACTCCAAGAAGAAGAACTTTACCAATATAGAAATCATTTAGAAGATCTGGTCGAAAGCCAAACCATGGACTTAAAAATGTCCAAAAATATTGCGGAAGAGGCTTCTTACATGAAATCTCTTTTTCTTGCAAATATTTCTCATGAGTTAAAAACACCCATCCATGCCATTTTGAGTTACGCTGAACTGGGTGCAGAGAAATCAGCGAGTGTTTCTCCTGAAAAAATAAAAGAATACTTTCAAATCATCGATTCTTCCGGCAAACGATTACTTTCTCTTTTAGAAAACCTACTCGATATCGCCAAACTAGAGTCAGGAAAGATGCGATATTTGTTTGAAAAGAATTGTTTAAAAGAAACAACTAAGTTTGTGATCAATGAAATGCGTGCAATTTTGGAAAAAAGAGGGATCACAGTTGTTTTACTGGATAAGGAAGAACGTTGGGAAGCGGAATTCGATTATGAGCGCATCCAACAAGTGATTCGAAATATCATCTCCAATGCATTAAAATTCATTCCAAATGATACTAATATAGAGATCAGTTTGATAAAAAGAGAATTTATTCCTAGAAAATCTCAGTCCTATGTCAAAGGGATTGGCATACAGATTCGAGATTTTGGACCAGGAATTCCAGCGGAAGACCTGGATAAAATTTTTGAAAAATTCATCCAATCCAAACAAGTGAAAGCGGGAACAAAAGGAACAGGACTCGGTTTGTCAATCTCAAGAGAAATAGTGAATGATCATAACGGCTTGTTGTATGCAGAAAATCATGAAGAAAAGGGAGCCGTATTTACCATGTTAATACCATGTTCCCGTGAAGGAATTCGATGA
- a CDS encoding HAD family hydrolase gives MKHKGFIFDMDGVVVDNHKFHFQAWMEFSKKYKFPLDAQIYRDTYNGKTNADLFQMIFGNISEGEIQNYGAEKENLYQTLYKKEMKPHHGILDYFQYLKSQNVKIALGTSAPTMNVNFTLDHLVIREYFDVIVDGSMVTKGKPHPEVYELCAKQLYLSPKDCIVFEDSIAGLQSGKAAGCSILGVATSHTKDELKPHVNQIIFDFTDPMVFAL, from the coding sequence ATGAAACATAAAGGATTTATTTTTGATATGGATGGGGTGGTTGTGGACAATCACAAATTCCATTTCCAAGCCTGGATGGAATTCTCAAAAAAATATAAATTTCCTTTGGATGCACAAATCTATCGAGATACGTACAATGGAAAAACCAATGCGGACTTGTTTCAGATGATCTTTGGTAACATTAGTGAAGGAGAGATCCAAAACTACGGTGCTGAAAAAGAAAACCTATACCAAACCTTATATAAAAAAGAAATGAAACCTCATCATGGGATTTTAGATTACTTCCAGTATTTAAAATCGCAAAATGTGAAAATTGCTTTGGGCACCTCAGCACCCACTATGAATGTGAATTTTACCTTAGATCATTTAGTGATCCGCGAATATTTTGATGTGATTGTGGATGGTTCTATGGTGACAAAAGGGAAACCACATCCTGAGGTATATGAACTTTGCGCTAAACAATTATACTTAAGTCCAAAAGATTGTATTGTGTTTGAAGATTCGATTGCAGGCTTACAATCTGGAAAAGCAGCAGGATGTTCTATTTTGGGAGTGGCCACTTCGCATACAAAGGACGAACTCAAACCTCATGTGAATCAAATTATTTTTGATTTTACCGATCCTATGGTGTTTGCTTTATAA
- a CDS encoding quinone-dependent dihydroorotate dehydrogenase, with the protein MFYHQLIKPILFHLDPESAHHLVATFLSLSKKIPFFHKTLSAIFQFSSKRLEQTIQGIHFPNPVGLAAGFDKTTELFPTMIHMGFGFIEIGTITAKAQPGNEKPRLFRYPKVKALINRMGFNNPGADQAEINLKNQQKLGVRGINAGKSKVTALEDAVGDYVYTLKKLVPFGDYAVINISSPNTPGLRSLQTKQSLIDLIQGIQKEFQNSFPIPLYLKFAPDLTEEELIENLKVCLEYKISGVILTNTTLDKQSLGELNPEEGGLSGGPLFQKSLRFVSLAYQTLQGKIPIIGVGGIDSGEKALQMMEMGANLIQIYTGYIYEGPFLPYQICSYLDKVVKDRGYQTISELVGSGNSK; encoded by the coding sequence TTGTTTTACCACCAACTGATCAAACCCATATTATTTCATTTAGACCCTGAATCGGCTCACCATTTAGTCGCTACCTTTCTTTCTTTATCCAAAAAAATCCCATTTTTCCATAAAACACTTTCTGCCATCTTTCAATTTTCATCCAAACGATTGGAACAAACCATCCAAGGCATCCATTTCCCAAATCCTGTGGGACTTGCCGCTGGATTTGACAAAACGACCGAACTCTTCCCTACCATGATCCATATGGGTTTTGGTTTTATCGAAATCGGAACCATCACAGCCAAAGCACAACCAGGGAATGAAAAACCAAGACTCTTTCGTTACCCCAAAGTGAAAGCACTCATCAATCGAATGGGATTCAACAACCCAGGTGCTGACCAAGCAGAAATCAATTTAAAGAACCAACAAAAGTTGGGTGTGCGTGGGATCAATGCTGGCAAATCCAAGGTCACAGCCTTGGAAGACGCAGTGGGTGATTATGTTTATACTTTAAAAAAATTAGTCCCTTTCGGTGATTATGCAGTCATCAATATCAGTTCCCCGAATACACCTGGTCTTCGATCGTTACAAACCAAACAAAGTTTGATCGATCTCATCCAAGGCATTCAAAAGGAATTCCAAAACTCGTTTCCCATTCCCTTGTATTTAAAATTTGCACCTGATTTAACAGAAGAAGAACTCATCGAAAATCTGAAAGTGTGTTTGGAGTATAAAATCAGTGGTGTCATCCTTACAAACACAACACTCGACAAACAAAGTTTAGGTGAATTGAATCCCGAGGAAGGTGGCCTTTCTGGTGGACCATTATTCCAAAAATCCTTACGTTTTGTTTCTCTCGCTTACCAAACCTTACAAGGAAAAATTCCGATCATCGGTGTCGGAGGAATCGATTCGGGTGAAAAAGCCTTACAAATGATGGAGATGGGTGCTAACTTAATTCAAATTTATACTGGTTATATCTATGAAGGTCCGTTTTTGCCGTATCAAATTTGTTCTTACCTAGACAAAGTGGTGAAAGATCGAGGATACCAAACGATCAGCGAACTGGTAGGCTCGGGGAATTCAAAATGA
- a CDS encoding TetR/AcrR family transcriptional regulator — MNKSEEILTAALELFTAKGFDGTAVPLIAERANVAAGTIYRYFASKEELVNSLFQKWQESLYNKIKDNFPENVEPKEQFHRIWLSMAEFQRENPIAFDFLEMQYNLPYLDKKSLAKRALLLKFLTRFAHDNRDILIKFPPDALIAIVWGAFVGLVKGSRNGKIKLDDQFLKESEDLLWNAIKLPN, encoded by the coding sequence TTGAATAAAAGCGAAGAAATCTTAACGGCAGCGTTAGAATTATTTACGGCGAAAGGTTTTGATGGAACAGCAGTTCCTTTGATTGCAGAACGTGCCAATGTCGCTGCAGGTACCATCTATCGTTACTTTGCGAGTAAAGAAGAACTTGTGAATTCACTCTTTCAAAAATGGCAAGAGAGTCTTTACAATAAAATCAAGGACAACTTCCCAGAGAATGTTGAACCTAAGGAACAATTCCATCGGATTTGGTTATCAATGGCTGAATTCCAAAGGGAAAATCCAATCGCCTTCGATTTTTTGGAGATGCAATACAACCTTCCTTATTTAGATAAAAAAAGTCTCGCAAAACGAGCATTACTACTAAAATTCTTAACACGATTTGCACATGATAATCGAGATATATTGATTAAGTTTCCACCAGATGCATTGATTGCGATTGTTTGGGGTGCTTTTGTTGGACTCGTGAAAGGTTCAAGGAACGGCAAAATCAAATTGGATGATCAATTTTTGAAAGAATCAGAAGATTTACTTTGGAATGCGATCAAACTTCCAAATTAA
- a CDS encoding bile acid:sodium symporter: MLTRTEEILFAAMVFFLMVAMGSTLTIENFKKAVHSKKPLIVGVISQFGFMPLIAFGLAKSLDLSPLFSIGLILVGCTPGGTTSNLLTYYAKGDVALSISMTITSTILATVMMPFLFWLYCSGFAENDIQIPYKSIVGSIFILIIPVLIGIQIRSYNTRMALKIEKIGSYLGILMILFLLGVMVPKNLDILQITTWQMYLAAILITVLGYSFGYIFSRILNLSEKQARTVSLETGIQNGPLTIAVILLSFSNSISNEILWMPLLYALFVPITSSIATYYFYLKSKQESKGQV; this comes from the coding sequence ATGTTAACGCGTACAGAAGAGATCTTATTTGCTGCGATGGTATTTTTTTTAATGGTGGCGATGGGAAGTACACTTACCATTGAGAATTTTAAAAAGGCAGTGCATTCTAAAAAACCTCTGATTGTTGGAGTCATATCTCAATTTGGTTTTATGCCACTCATAGCTTTTGGATTAGCAAAAAGTTTAGATTTATCACCTTTGTTTTCTATTGGACTCATTTTAGTTGGTTGTACACCAGGTGGGACAACTTCCAATTTGCTCACCTATTATGCGAAAGGTGATGTTGCTTTGAGTATCAGTATGACAATCACATCTACAATACTTGCAACCGTGATGATGCCATTTTTGTTTTGGTTGTATTGCTCTGGTTTTGCAGAAAATGACATTCAAATTCCATATAAAAGTATTGTCGGATCAATTTTCATATTAATCATTCCTGTTTTGATCGGGATTCAGATCAGATCGTATAATACAAGAATGGCGCTAAAAATTGAAAAAATAGGCAGTTATCTAGGAATATTAATGATTCTCTTTTTGTTAGGTGTTATGGTTCCCAAGAACTTAGATATCCTACAAATCACAACTTGGCAAATGTATTTGGCTGCGATCCTCATAACGGTGCTCGGGTACAGTTTTGGATATATTTTTAGCAGAATCTTAAATTTATCTGAAAAACAAGCACGTACTGTATCCTTAGAGACGGGGATTCAAAATGGACCATTGACGATAGCGGTCATTCTACTTAGTTTTTCCAATTCAATCAGTAATGAAATTCTTTGGATGCCACTTTTATATGCATTGTTTGTGCCCATTACCTCTTCAATCGCTACTTACTATTTTTATTTAAAATCAAAACAAGAATCAAAAGGACAAGTTTGA